From the genome of Deinococcus malanensis:
CCTCCGGCGGCCGGGCAGCCCGGGGCATACTGCGGCTCATGGCTTACTCGCTTCTGGTGATGAAATTCGGCGGGACGAACATGCAAGACGCCAGCGCGATCCGGCACAGCGCCTCCCTGGCCAGGCGCAGTGTCCACGAGGGCATCCGGGTGGTGGTGGTCGTCTCGGCCATGGCCGGCGTCACCAACGGTCTGCTCAAGCTGGCAGACGCCGCGCAGGCCGGGGACATCGCGGCTGCCAACGATGAAATCGCGGCCATGCGCACCCGGCACTTCACGGCCGCCCAGGAACTCGGCGCCTCGCCTGACAGTGCCACCGTCCGCGAGATCCGCGAGATGCACGAGACCCTGCGTCAGGCGGTCTACGGCGTGTACCTGCTGCGTGAACTGACCCTTCGCTCACGCGACCTGATCGTGGCCTTCGGTGAGCGCCTGTCCGCGCCGCTGATGGCCCTGGCCCTGGAGCACTCCGGCCTGCGGGCCCATCACCTGACCGGTGGCGAGGCAGGTATCCTGACCGATACCCACTTCGGCAACGCCAAGCCACTGGCCGGCACCTATGAGCGCGTCAAGGACCGCCTCAGCGGCGTGCTGAGTGCCGGCGTCACTCCGGTGGTCGCGGGCTTCATGGGTGAGACCGACAAGGGTGCGATCACCACCCTGGGGCGAGGCGGCACCGACTTCAGTGCCACCATCATCGGCAAGGCCCTGGGGGCGGACGAGGTCTGGGCCTGGAAGGACGTGGACGGCGTCATGAGTGCTGACCCCCGCGTGGTGCAGGACGCGCGCAACATCGAGGTCCTGAGCTACGGCGAAGTGATGGAACTGGCGTACTTCGGCGCCAAGGTGCTGCATCCTCTGGCCGTCACCCCGCTGCAGGAGAGTGGAATCCCGCTGCGGGTCAAGAGCGCTGCCGATCCTGATTTCCCGGGCACCCTGGTGCAGGCCGACGCCCTGGACGACGGCCGACACCCGGTCAAGGCGGTGACGGCCATCCGCAATGTCAGCATCATCAACGTCAGC
Proteins encoded in this window:
- a CDS encoding aspartate kinase is translated as MAYSLLVMKFGGTNMQDASAIRHSASLARRSVHEGIRVVVVVSAMAGVTNGLLKLADAAQAGDIAAANDEIAAMRTRHFTAAQELGASPDSATVREIREMHETLRQAVYGVYLLRELTLRSRDLIVAFGERLSAPLMALALEHSGLRAHHLTGGEAGILTDTHFGNAKPLAGTYERVKDRLSGVLSAGVTPVVAGFMGETDKGAITTLGRGGTDFSATIIGKALGADEVWAWKDVDGVMSADPRVVQDARNIEVLSYGEVMELAYFGAKVLHPLAVTPLQESGIPLRVKSAADPDFPGTLVQADALDDGRHPVKAVTAIRNVSIINVSGAGALGVPDVVASLFAAIARENITLLMVSQSSSMSNVSLAVQSSDAERTLGALRGAVTAELLVEEQSGVAVLAIVGSGMRGQRGVAAGLFSALAQSEVNILMISQGSSELNISVALDGAQVEEATRAVHQAFRLGEQPAAVH